Proteins from a genomic interval of Nostoc sp. TCL240-02:
- a CDS encoding vitamin K epoxide reductase family protein: protein MIRRRSTPWIHKWSRTLIAAIAGCGALITGYLTIEKLTGGSAACVVEAGAKGCNDVLSSPWATVFGQPLALFGFLAYISMVILALAPLVFNSGENNSRKQLENLTWWLLLVGAIAMSVFSGYLMYVLASQIKAICPYCIGSALFSVSLLVLTIMGRTWEDIGQIFFTALIVGMVTLIGTLGVYAGVNKSDVISETPGQPAKITFNSKGDPNPAFGWEVTTTSGEAEIALASHLAKIGAKEYSAYWCPHCHEQKMIFGKEAEEIINKDVKVECAPEGLNAQTELCKTAKIEGFPTWIVNGKSYSGVQNLEELAKVSGYTGPRNFKYFK from the coding sequence ATGATTCGCCGTCGTTCTACTCCTTGGATTCATAAATGGTCACGGACATTGATTGCCGCGATCGCTGGATGTGGTGCCCTGATCACAGGTTATCTCACCATAGAAAAGTTAACAGGAGGCAGTGCCGCTTGTGTGGTAGAGGCTGGCGCTAAGGGTTGTAATGATGTGCTTTCCAGTCCTTGGGCAACGGTTTTTGGTCAGCCATTAGCTTTGTTTGGGTTTTTGGCATACATCAGTATGGTGATATTGGCTTTAGCTCCCTTGGTATTCAACTCAGGAGAAAACAATAGCCGCAAACAATTAGAAAATTTGACATGGTGGCTGCTGTTAGTGGGTGCGATCGCTATGTCTGTCTTTAGCGGCTACTTAATGTATGTGTTGGCATCTCAAATTAAAGCTATTTGTCCTTACTGTATCGGTTCAGCTTTGTTCTCTGTGAGTCTTTTGGTACTAACGATTATGGGTCGCACTTGGGAGGATATTGGACAAATCTTCTTTACTGCCCTGATTGTCGGCATGGTAACGCTGATTGGCACTTTAGGGGTTTATGCTGGTGTCAATAAATCAGATGTAATATCTGAAACTCCAGGACAACCAGCAAAAATTACCTTTAATTCCAAAGGAGACCCTAACCCAGCCTTTGGTTGGGAAGTTACTACTACTTCTGGTGAGGCAGAAATAGCCTTAGCAAGCCATCTGGCAAAGATAGGCGCAAAGGAATACAGTGCTTACTGGTGTCCTCACTGCCATGAACAAAAAATGATTTTTGGTAAAGAGGCTGAGGAAATAATCAACAAAGATGTTAAGGTAGAGTGCGCTCCCGAAGGACTCAATGCTCAAACTGAACTGTGTAAAACCGCAAAAATTGAAGGCTTCCCCACTTGGATTGTCAATGGTAAAAGCTATAGCGGAGTCCAAAACTTAGAGGAACTAGCAAAAGTTTCTGGTTACACAGGGCCTCGCAACTTCAAATATTTCAAATAA
- the btpA gene encoding photosystem I biogenesis protein BtpA gives MDLYQLFKTRSPIIGVVHLLPLPTSPRWGGSLKAVIDRAEQEAAALASGGVDGLIVENFFDAPFTKNQVDPVVVSAMTIVVQRIQNLVTLPIGLNVLRNDGKSAMAIASCVQAQFIRVNVLTGVMATDQGLIEGEAHQLLRYRRELGSDVKILADVLVKHARPLSSPNLTVAVKDTIERGLADGVILSGWATGSPPNLEDLELACDAAAGTPVFIGSGASWENIDTLIQAADGVIVSSSLKRHGRIEQPIDPIRVSQFVEAARRSWNSKAESKLAEQVKLHS, from the coding sequence GTGGACTTATATCAATTATTTAAAACTCGCTCACCGATTATTGGCGTGGTTCACCTGCTACCACTGCCTACCTCGCCCCGTTGGGGAGGTAGCCTAAAAGCGGTGATTGACCGAGCCGAGCAAGAAGCCGCAGCCCTTGCAAGCGGAGGGGTTGATGGGTTGATTGTGGAGAATTTTTTTGACGCGCCCTTTACCAAAAACCAAGTCGATCCCGTGGTTGTGAGTGCCATGACCATTGTGGTGCAACGGATACAAAACTTGGTAACTTTGCCTATAGGGTTAAATGTTTTGCGAAACGACGGCAAAAGTGCAATGGCGATCGCTAGCTGTGTGCAAGCGCAATTTATCCGCGTCAACGTTCTCACGGGAGTAATGGCAACCGATCAGGGATTAATTGAAGGAGAAGCGCATCAACTGCTCCGCTATCGACGGGAGTTAGGCAGCGATGTTAAAATCCTGGCCGATGTGTTGGTGAAACACGCCCGTCCTTTGAGTTCTCCAAATCTCACAGTCGCCGTGAAAGACACCATTGAAAGGGGTTTAGCAGACGGAGTGATTTTGTCTGGTTGGGCTACTGGTAGCCCTCCTAACTTAGAAGATTTGGAACTAGCTTGTGATGCAGCCGCTGGCACGCCAGTATTCATCGGTAGTGGGGCGAGTTGGGAAAATATTGATACATTGATCCAAGCAGCAGATGGTGTAATAGTTTCCAGTTCTCTGAAACGTCACGGACGCATTGAGCAACCAATTGACCCAATTCGCGTCAGCCAATTTGTCGAGGCCGCGCGTCGCAGTTGGAACTCCAAAGCTGAAAGCAAATTAGCAGAACAAGTAAAGTTACATTCTTAG
- the rimO gene encoding 30S ribosomal protein S12 methylthiotransferase RimO — MGDKPTIAISHLGCEKNRIDTEHMLGMLVEAGYGVDTNEELADYVIVNTCSFIEAARQESVRTLVELAEANKKIVITGCMAQHFQEQLLEELPEAVAVVGTGDYHKIVNVIERVELGERVKQVSIEPTYIADETTPRYRTTTEGVAYLRIAEGCDYRCAFCIIPHLRGNQRSRTIESIVAEAEQLVSQGVKEIILISQITTNYGLDIYGKPKLAELLRALGKVDISWIRMHYAYPTGLTPDAIAAIQETPNVLPYLDLPLQHSHPDILRAMNRPWQGRVNDGIIDRIKTALPTAVLRTTFIVGFPGETQEHFEHLLEFVGRHEFDHVGVFTFSSEEGTPAYKLPNQLAQEVMDDRRYQLMELQQPISQKKNQQEVGKIVDVLIEQENPESGELIGRSGRFSPEVDGLVYVKGQAKLGTIVPVAIHHADTYDLYGQVVNN, encoded by the coding sequence ATGGGTGACAAGCCAACAATTGCCATTTCTCACCTGGGCTGCGAGAAAAATCGAATTGATACAGAACACATGCTGGGAATGCTCGTAGAAGCAGGCTACGGTGTAGATACAAATGAAGAATTAGCAGATTACGTTATTGTTAATACTTGTAGTTTTATTGAAGCAGCGCGGCAAGAATCTGTCAGAACTCTGGTAGAACTGGCAGAGGCAAATAAAAAGATCGTAATCACTGGCTGTATGGCGCAACACTTCCAGGAACAACTTTTGGAGGAGTTACCCGAAGCAGTAGCGGTGGTGGGTACTGGCGATTATCACAAAATTGTTAATGTAATTGAGCGTGTTGAACTTGGTGAGCGGGTCAAACAGGTTAGTATTGAGCCAACCTACATCGCCGACGAAACTACACCGCGCTATCGCACTACAACTGAAGGCGTAGCTTACCTCCGCATTGCGGAAGGATGTGATTATCGTTGTGCATTTTGTATCATTCCTCATCTTCGAGGGAACCAGCGATCGCGTACTATTGAATCTATAGTCGCTGAAGCGGAGCAGTTAGTTAGTCAAGGGGTAAAGGAGATTATTTTAATTTCCCAAATCACTACTAATTACGGTTTGGATATTTACGGTAAGCCAAAATTAGCCGAATTACTTCGTGCTTTGGGGAAAGTAGATATATCGTGGATCAGAATGCATTACGCTTATCCCACGGGACTGACCCCAGATGCGATCGCGGCGATTCAAGAAACACCAAACGTCTTGCCCTATCTGGATTTGCCATTGCAGCATTCTCATCCAGATATTCTCCGCGCCATGAACCGTCCTTGGCAAGGGCGCGTCAATGATGGGATTATAGATCGCATCAAAACGGCGCTACCAACAGCCGTATTGCGGACAACATTTATTGTTGGTTTCCCAGGAGAAACACAAGAGCATTTTGAGCATCTACTAGAGTTCGTCGGGCGGCATGAATTCGATCATGTTGGTGTCTTCACCTTTTCCTCTGAGGAAGGAACCCCAGCTTACAAGCTACCAAATCAGTTGGCCCAAGAAGTGATGGACGATCGCCGATACCAACTGATGGAACTCCAGCAACCGATTTCTCAAAAGAAAAATCAGCAGGAAGTAGGCAAAATCGTCGATGTCCTGATTGAGCAAGAAAATCCTGAAAGTGGTGAACTAATAGGTCGTTCAGGTAGATTTTCCCCAGAGGTTGATGGTCTGGTGTATGTCAAAGGCCAGGCAAAGTTAGGAACCATCGTGCCAGTAGCGATTCACCACGCTGATACATACGACCTCTATGGTCAAGTAGTCAATAACTAA
- a CDS encoding DEAD/DEAH box helicase, whose translation MTLSFQELGISQERVAQLEKIGFTEPTNIQVQAIPQLLGGRDVVGQSQTGTGKTAAFSLPILERLDINQKAVQAIVLTPTRELAMQVHDAIAQFIGDEGLRVLAIYGGQSIDRQMLQLRRGVHMVVGTPGRVIDLLDRGCLKLDQVKWFVLDEADEMLSMGFIDDVIKILSQAPVDRQTALFSATMPPSIRMLVNKFLRSPATVTVEQPKAAPNKINQVAYLIPRHWTKAKALQPILEMEDPETALIFVRTRRTAAELTSQLQGAGHSVDEYHGDLSQQARERLLIRFRNRQVRWVVATDIAARGLDVDQLSHVINFDLPDSVETYVHRIGRTGRAGKEGTAISLVQPFERRKQQTFERHNRQSWQLLSIPTRAQIEARHILKLQEQVREALTGERLASFLPIVSELIEEYDAQAIAAAALQIAYDQTRPAWLSSDVEIPQEESSAPKPRLGKRRESSSSDRPRAAWKSDSNNGEERHSSPKPKLRTSGQDSSASPSKKIGSPIARESAS comes from the coding sequence ATGACTCTTTCATTCCAAGAATTAGGCATTTCCCAAGAACGTGTCGCCCAACTAGAAAAAATCGGTTTTACCGAACCAACTAACATTCAAGTCCAAGCAATTCCCCAATTGCTGGGTGGTCGTGATGTAGTCGGTCAATCTCAAACTGGAACAGGCAAAACAGCAGCATTTTCACTGCCTATTTTAGAGCGGCTAGATATTAATCAAAAAGCCGTACAAGCCATAGTTTTAACACCAACTCGTGAATTAGCAATGCAGGTTCACGATGCGATCGCTCAGTTCATCGGTGATGAAGGATTGCGGGTGTTAGCAATCTATGGTGGTCAATCAATTGACCGCCAAATGTTACAACTCAGACGTGGCGTTCACATGGTTGTGGGCACTCCCGGACGGGTGATAGACTTGCTCGATCGCGGCTGTTTAAAGCTCGATCAAGTGAAGTGGTTTGTGTTAGATGAAGCCGATGAAATGTTGAGCATGGGCTTTATCGACGATGTAATCAAAATACTCTCGCAAGCGCCAGTAGATCGCCAAACAGCTTTATTCTCGGCAACAATGCCCCCATCGATTCGGATGTTGGTGAACAAGTTTTTGCGATCGCCTGCAACCGTCACAGTTGAGCAGCCAAAAGCCGCTCCCAACAAGATTAATCAAGTAGCTTACTTGATCCCCCGCCATTGGACAAAAGCCAAAGCATTACAGCCGATTTTGGAAATGGAAGATCCAGAAACAGCTTTAATCTTTGTTCGCACCAGACGCACCGCCGCCGAACTCACCAGTCAGTTACAAGGCGCTGGTCATAGTGTAGATGAATACCACGGTGACTTGTCACAACAAGCGCGGGAACGTTTATTGATCAGATTCCGTAACCGTCAAGTGCGTTGGGTGGTAGCAACTGATATTGCAGCACGAGGGTTAGATGTCGATCAACTCTCACACGTAATCAACTTCGACTTACCTGATAGTGTAGAAACCTACGTCCACCGCATTGGTCGGACTGGTCGTGCTGGTAAAGAAGGAACAGCAATCTCTCTAGTACAACCATTTGAGCGGCGCAAACAGCAAACATTTGAACGTCATAATCGCCAAAGTTGGCAATTGCTGTCGATTCCAACACGCGCACAGATTGAAGCACGGCACATCTTGAAATTGCAAGAACAGGTACGGGAAGCTTTAACAGGTGAGCGTTTGGCTTCATTCTTGCCAATTGTTAGCGAATTGATTGAAGAATACGATGCTCAAGCGATCGCCGCCGCAGCACTGCAAATTGCTTACGATCAAACTCGCCCTGCTTGGTTGAGTTCAGATGTGGAAATTCCCCAAGAGGAAAGTTCCGCTCCCAAACCAAGACTTGGCAAGCGTCGTGAATCATCTTCTAGCGATCGCCCCCGTGCTGCGTGGAAATCAGATAGTAACAATGGTGAAGAAAGACATTCTTCTCCCAAGCCAAAACTGCGGACAAGCGGACAAGATTCTTCTGCATCCCCCAGTAAAAAGATAGGTTCACCCATAGCTAGAGAATCAGCTTCTTAG
- a CDS encoding Uma2 family endonuclease codes for MFTIPDLEQLQAEHPELQMELVDGNIIVMGPSDYESEEIGIEFARQLANWVRPQKLGRVTGSSAGFILPTLETENGKEADNEKRNLRAPDVSFVRADRLKTSKRDFVELVPDLMVEIKSKSDRIKPLVEKIQLFLQLGSTVGILIDPDKLTLTVYRLNQEPIVLQDNDKLTLPDLLPGWELIVSEIWPPVFE; via the coding sequence ATGTTCACTATTCCAGATTTAGAGCAATTACAAGCAGAGCATCCAGAATTGCAAATGGAGTTGGTAGACGGAAATATAATTGTTATGGGGCCATCAGATTATGAGTCAGAGGAAATAGGCATAGAGTTTGCGCGGCAACTGGCTAATTGGGTGCGCCCACAGAAGCTAGGACGGGTAACTGGTTCTAGCGCTGGTTTTATTTTGCCTACATTAGAAACTGAAAACGGGAAAGAAGCTGATAACGAAAAACGAAATCTCCGCGCTCCCGATGTGTCTTTTGTTCGTGCTGATAGACTGAAAACAAGCAAGCGCGACTTTGTAGAACTTGTACCTGACTTGATGGTAGAGATCAAATCTAAGTCAGACCGGATCAAACCACTCGTAGAAAAGATTCAGCTATTTTTACAACTCGGATCTACAGTTGGTATCCTGATTGATCCTGACAAATTAACGCTTACAGTTTATCGACTCAACCAAGAACCAATAGTTTTGCAGGATAACGATAAACTGACACTACCAGACTTATTACCAGGTTGGGAGCTAATAGTGTCAGAAATTTGGCCTCCTGTGTTTGAGTAG
- a CDS encoding aldo/keto reductase, protein MENITLGQNGPVVTPLCIGTWAWGDKLFWNYGNAYGPEQLQEAFTATLEAGITFFDTAEVYGMGLSEKFLGQFLQHTQQPVQIATKFGPLPWRFTAQSVSDALTASLKRLQLERIALYQVHWPFAFFLSQKTLINALADEVKRGRIASVGVSNYSAEQMRDAHQILAARGVPLAVNQVRYSLLSRQVESQGIIAIARELGVTILAYSPLAQGLLTGKYSIDSTEIPTGARKIDPRFKKEGLQKIAPVISLLRNFGEKYDRTPAQVALNWLIAQGNVIPIAGVKTAEHVRQNAGALGWRLSEDEVAELELVSRPWL, encoded by the coding sequence GTGGAAAACATCACATTGGGGCAAAATGGCCCAGTTGTTACACCTTTGTGCATAGGCACTTGGGCTTGGGGTGATAAACTATTTTGGAATTATGGCAACGCCTACGGCCCAGAACAGTTACAAGAAGCCTTTACAGCAACCTTAGAAGCTGGTATTACCTTCTTTGATACTGCCGAAGTCTACGGAATGGGATTATCAGAGAAATTTTTGGGTCAATTTCTCCAACATACACAACAACCTGTACAAATTGCCACAAAATTTGGCCCTTTACCGTGGCGATTTACAGCCCAATCTGTATCTGATGCTTTAACAGCCAGCCTCAAACGTTTACAATTAGAGCGAATCGCGCTGTACCAAGTGCATTGGCCTTTTGCCTTCTTTTTAAGCCAAAAAACTCTGATAAATGCCCTAGCCGATGAAGTGAAGCGGGGCAGAATTGCCTCGGTTGGTGTAAGTAATTACTCAGCAGAGCAAATGCGAGACGCGCATCAAATATTGGCGGCCCGTGGAGTACCTTTGGCTGTCAACCAAGTGCGTTATTCTTTACTCAGTCGTCAAGTTGAAAGCCAAGGTATTATCGCAATTGCGCGTGAGTTGGGTGTAACTATCTTGGCTTATAGTCCTCTAGCTCAGGGATTACTCACTGGCAAGTACAGTATTGATAGTACTGAAATCCCCACTGGTGCGAGAAAAATAGACCCGCGATTTAAGAAAGAAGGTCTGCAAAAAATTGCCCCAGTCATATCCTTGCTACGCAACTTCGGGGAAAAATACGATCGCACTCCCGCCCAAGTTGCTCTCAACTGGTTAATTGCTCAGGGCAATGTTATTCCCATTGCTGGGGTAAAGACAGCCGAACACGTGCGTCAGAATGCTGGTGCTTTAGGCTGGAGATTGAGCGAGGATGAAGTTGCAGAGTTAGAACTAGTTAGCCGTCCTTGGCTGTAG
- a CDS encoding type II toxin-antitoxin system VapC family toxin produces MKRLVLDAGPLIALVSVQDDYHQECKAGFSKLPALFGEVLTPLPVLFEVYKFVLREQSSRAAITAIGVISENTVTVPVSMEMFQEIYSMVRQIPDWQGTLEDASSVWTLDYRDLSWFKSLELWFP; encoded by the coding sequence ATGAAGCGTCTCGTTTTGGATGCAGGCCCCCTGATTGCCTTGGTTTCTGTCCAAGATGACTACCATCAGGAATGCAAAGCAGGTTTTAGTAAGTTACCAGCGTTGTTTGGTGAGGTTCTAACCCCTCTACCAGTGCTGTTTGAAGTTTACAAGTTTGTGCTACGAGAACAATCGAGCCGTGCTGCAATAACTGCAATAGGTGTCATTAGTGAGAACACAGTGACTGTACCAGTGAGCATGGAAATGTTTCAGGAGATTTACAGCATGGTTCGCCAGATACCAGACTGGCAAGGAACTTTAGAAGATGCCTCTAGTGTTTGGACTTTAGATTACAGAGATTTAAGTTGGTTTAAGAGTCTAGAATTGTGGTTTCCCTGA
- a CDS encoding BCD family MFS transporter, with protein MASGEVFDTERKSLSVPRVNLLTMFRLGLFQMGLSMMSILTLGVLNRVMIQEIAIPATLVSVVLALPLFVAPSRVWFGQISDAKPLWGYHRTAYVWVGAAIFAIAAFLAIQVMWQLNLAATSAGGWTWTTQTIGWTALLALVFAIYGLGICASGTAFAALLVDISEEDNRSKVVGVVWSMLMVGIIVGAIISASLLKQLTPEATLETLQASITRLFTIVPAIVFGLAIAATLGVEKRYSQYLTRSTLVNREDSITLGNAWKILTASSQTGIFFSFLLVMTISLFMQDPILEPYAGQVFKMPLAESTKLNVFYGTGLLIAYGVTGFYIVPRLGKRRTARLGCMLVAFCAILLGISGFTANAAVLKLALVLFGLATGFLTTAAISLMLDLTAAEAAGTFIGAWGLAQSISRGIAVVIGGTVLDIGRKLLPSLELAYGLVFILEAVGMVLSIWFLNRVNITEFQTSTKLAIASVLESDLD; from the coding sequence ATGGCAAGCGGTGAAGTATTTGATACCGAAAGAAAATCCCTATCTGTGCCAAGGGTAAACCTGCTAACCATGTTCCGGCTGGGTTTATTTCAAATGGGGTTGAGCATGATGTCTATTTTGACTCTGGGCGTACTTAACAGAGTCATGATTCAAGAAATAGCAATTCCGGCGACGCTGGTATCAGTAGTTCTAGCACTGCCCTTATTTGTTGCTCCTTCCCGTGTCTGGTTCGGCCAGATTTCGGATGCCAAGCCGTTATGGGGATACCACCGCACAGCTTATGTTTGGGTAGGTGCGGCAATATTTGCGATCGCAGCATTTTTAGCTATACAAGTAATGTGGCAACTAAATCTTGCCGCTACTAGTGCAGGTGGTTGGACATGGACAACCCAAACAATCGGCTGGACAGCACTTTTGGCTTTGGTTTTCGCTATCTACGGTTTAGGAATTTGTGCTAGCGGTACTGCATTCGCTGCTTTGTTGGTGGATATATCTGAAGAAGATAACCGATCCAAAGTAGTTGGTGTAGTTTGGTCGATGCTAATGGTGGGGATTATTGTTGGGGCGATTATCAGTGCCAGCTTGCTGAAACAGTTAACGCCAGAAGCAACCTTAGAAACCTTGCAAGCATCTATCACTAGGCTGTTTACTATCGTCCCAGCAATTGTATTTGGTTTAGCGATCGCAGCTACATTAGGCGTAGAAAAAAGGTACTCCCAATACTTAACCCGTTCCACACTAGTAAACCGGGAAGACAGCATTACTCTTGGCAATGCTTGGAAAATCTTGACAGCTAGCTCACAAACAGGTATATTCTTCTCCTTTTTATTGGTGATGACTATCAGTTTATTTATGCAAGACCCGATTTTGGAACCTTATGCGGGTCAAGTGTTTAAAATGCCCTTAGCAGAAAGTACCAAATTAAATGTTTTTTACGGAACTGGTCTACTGATTGCCTACGGCGTTACTGGCTTTTACATTGTCCCGCGTTTGGGTAAGCGCAGAACTGCACGTCTAGGCTGTATGTTAGTAGCATTCTGTGCAATCTTGCTGGGTATATCAGGATTCACAGCTAATGCAGCAGTTCTCAAACTAGCTTTGGTATTGTTCGGTTTAGCCACAGGTTTCTTAACTACAGCAGCAATTAGCTTGATGCTGGATCTCACCGCAGCAGAAGCCGCAGGTACGTTTATTGGCGCATGGGGATTAGCGCAGTCAATTTCTAGAGGAATAGCGGTGGTAATCGGAGGTACAGTTTTGGATATTGGACGCAAGCTGCTACCAAGCCTAGAACTAGCTTATGGACTGGTATTTATTCTGGAAGCCGTGGGAATGGTGCTGTCGATTTGGTTTCTGAATCGGGTAAATATCACAGAATTTCAAACAAGTACAAAGCTTGCGATCGCTTCAGTCTTAGAAAGCGATTTAGACTAA
- a CDS encoding inositol monophosphatase family protein, with amino-acid sequence MNDFWTTILDFAQTTTTRVGKQLMQDFGQVQADQKADGTLVTQADKWADQEIRDAIASTFSGYGILSEESDQSFPGTEWCWVIDPLDGTTNFTRGIPIWTISLGLLYRGTPIFGYVYAPTLNQAFHGFWAGSSGLATPTGAFLNHHPIHTSIDSPSNNHFFNFCSRSTAAIKNGFPCKIRMLGVASYNFLTVATGATLGGIEATPKVWDLAGAWVIVQAAGGVWSSLKSEPFPLSPGEDYSDRSFPTLVVSYPELIPVFQPFLDGVKI; translated from the coding sequence ATGAATGATTTTTGGACAACAATTCTTGATTTTGCCCAAACTACCACTACCAGAGTGGGCAAGCAGCTAATGCAAGATTTTGGGCAAGTCCAGGCTGACCAAAAAGCTGATGGTACTTTGGTGACGCAAGCAGATAAATGGGCAGATCAGGAAATTCGGGATGCGATCGCTTCTACTTTCTCTGGTTATGGCATTTTGAGCGAAGAGAGCGATCAGTCATTTCCCGGTACTGAGTGGTGCTGGGTAATCGATCCTCTCGATGGTACAACCAACTTCACACGCGGCATTCCTATCTGGACAATTTCTCTGGGTTTACTGTATCGAGGTACACCCATTTTCGGTTATGTTTACGCACCAACCTTGAATCAAGCTTTTCATGGTTTCTGGGCAGGTTCATCTGGTTTAGCAACACCAACAGGAGCATTTCTCAACCACCACCCCATCCACACTAGTATTGATAGTCCCAGCAATAATCACTTTTTTAACTTCTGTTCCCGTAGTACCGCAGCTATCAAAAACGGCTTTCCCTGTAAAATTAGGATGTTGGGTGTAGCTAGCTATAATTTTTTGACAGTTGCTACTGGAGCTACTCTCGGTGGGATTGAGGCGACACCAAAAGTTTGGGACTTAGCGGGGGCTTGGGTAATTGTCCAGGCTGCTGGTGGGGTATGGTCATCGCTAAAGTCAGAACCGTTTCCGTTGTCACCGGGCGAGGATTATAGCGATCGCTCTTTTCCCACTTTGGTTGTCAGTTATCCCGAATTAATCCCAGTATTTCAACCTTTTCTAGATGGCGTAAAAATCTAA
- a CDS encoding alcohol dehydrogenase catalytic domain-containing protein has protein sequence MKGLWLENNQLQLRTDIPIPEPPAGEALVRVLRAGICNTDLELLRGYYPYTGILGHEFVGVVEKGPEHLVNQRVVGEINAVCGHCRFCISGQPTHCENRTVLGIVNRNGAFGEYLCLPIENLHLVPENVPTEVATFTEPIAAALEIQQQVPLCPNDRVLVVGDGKLGQLVAQTLALTGCELLAVGRHQDKLANLEARGIKTGLADTVKDGYFDVSVECTGNPEGFAIARRALRPRGTLVLKSTYAGNLSLDASSLVVDEITLIGSRCGPFTPALQLLATGQVDVQPLIYATYPLIEGLAAFEHAQSRGVLKILLEIGQ, from the coding sequence ATGAAAGGACTTTGGCTCGAAAATAACCAGTTGCAGCTACGTACAGATATTCCTATTCCTGAACCACCAGCAGGAGAAGCTTTAGTACGCGTCTTGCGTGCGGGTATCTGTAATACTGACTTGGAACTACTCAGAGGCTACTATCCCTACACTGGTATTTTGGGACATGAATTTGTTGGCGTGGTTGAAAAAGGGCCAGAACACTTAGTTAACCAACGTGTAGTTGGAGAAATCAACGCTGTGTGTGGGCATTGTCGGTTTTGTATCAGTGGACAACCAACTCACTGCGAAAATCGCACAGTTTTAGGTATTGTCAATCGGAATGGAGCCTTTGGTGAATATCTCTGTTTGCCGATAGAGAACCTGCATTTAGTACCTGAGAATGTGCCAACAGAAGTAGCAACATTTACCGAACCAATAGCAGCAGCTTTGGAAATTCAGCAGCAAGTGCCATTGTGTCCAAACGATCGTGTGTTAGTGGTTGGAGATGGTAAATTAGGACAGTTGGTAGCCCAAACATTAGCGCTAACTGGCTGTGAACTCTTAGCTGTAGGCCGACATCAAGACAAACTTGCCAACTTAGAGGCACGGGGGATTAAAACTGGTTTAGCTGATACTGTAAAAGATGGATATTTCGATGTTTCAGTAGAATGTACTGGCAACCCAGAAGGATTTGCGATCGCTCGCCGCGCCCTCCGTCCCCGTGGTACGCTTGTACTTAAAAGTACTTATGCTGGCAACCTCAGCTTAGATGCTTCTTCTTTAGTAGTGGATGAAATCACCCTCATCGGCTCCCGTTGTGGCCCCTTTACCCCAGCCCTCCAGCTACTAGCCACAGGACAAGTTGACGTACAACCCCTGATTTATGCCACCTATCCCCTCATTGAAGGGCTTGCAGCTTTTGAACACGCCCAGAGTCGGGGTGTTTTAAAAATATTGCTGGAAATTGGTCAATAG